The following is a genomic window from Acidimicrobiales bacterium.
CATGGTCGGCGGAGGACTACGACCCCGGCGCCTTCGCCGCACTGGCCCCGTTGGTGCAGGAACGGGTCAAGACGCTCGCCGAGGTGGTCCCCATGGTGGACTTCCTGTTCCTGCCCGAGGCGCCCATCGACCCCAAGGCGTGGGGTAAGCGGGTGGCCCGCGCCGCCTCGGCCCGGGAGATGCTCGAGGCGGCGTTGGAGTCGTACGGCTCGGTGCCGTGGGAGGCCGAGTCCCTGCACGAGGCGACGGCGGGCTTCGGCGAGAAGCTCGGGCTGACCCTCGGAAAGGCGCAGTTCCCGATCCGCGTCGCCGTCACCGGGCGCGACGTGGGACCGCCGCTGTTCGAGTCGCTCGAGGTGCTCGGACGGGAGCGCTCCCTGGAGCGGCTGCGCGCCGCTCTCGAGCGCATGGACGAGCCGGAACCGGTCGGCCCGATCGGTCCCGTGGCCGGGCCGGGGAAGTAGCGGGCTCGTCGTCGTGGTCCGCCTGGCGCTGAAGGTCACGGCCGGGCTGACGGCGGTCGGGTTCCTCTACCTGGCCGTCACCTTCGTCCAGGTACTGCAGGCCTCGGGGCGCGACGAGGCTCGCTCCGTGCAAGCGATCGTCGTCCTCGGGGCCGCCCAGTACAACGGCCGGCCGTCACCGGTGCTGCGGGCCCGGCTCGACCATGCCGCCGAGCTCTACCGCCGGGGCCTGGCCGCCAACGTCGTGGTCACCGGAGGCAAGCAGGCGGGGGACAGGCAGACGGAGGCGACCGTGTCCGCCGACTACCTCATCGGTCACGGTGTGCCGGAGGATGCCATCCTGCGGGAGGTCCAGGGTCGGTCGTCGTGGCAGCAGTTGGCGGCAGCCGCCGCCTTCCTCAAGAAGCGGGGAATCACCAAGGTCCTGCTGGTGTCGGACGGCTTCCACAGCGCTCGGATCGCCGCCATCGCCCACGAGCTCGGACTGGAGGGCTACACGTCACCGGCTAGGGGCTCGCCGATACGCGGAGCGGGCAAGCTGCCCTACGTCGGCAAGGAGACCCTGGCCGTGGCCGCCGGCCGCATCCTCGGCTACCGGCGCATGGCCGGCATCTCGACGGCCGCGTCGTCGTCGATGGGGCAGGTCGCCGTTCCGGTCGCACGGGCGTCGTCGACCGTGGCAGCCAGCGGCTAATCTGCGGGACGCCCGTTCGGGGGTGGTGTAATCGGCAACACAACAGGTTCTGGCCCTGTCATTGGGGGTTCGAGTCCTCCCCCCCGAGCTGATCGCCGACGCGAGCCGGCGGTCGTGGCCCCATCGTCTAGAGGCCTAGGACACCACCCTCTCAAGGTGGCGACACGGGTTCGAATCCCGTTGGGGCTGCGAAGGAGGCATCGTACGAAGCCGAGGCACGGCGTCAATTGGTCCGCCCGGGTCTGATGGAGGGTCTCGTCACGCACTCATGGGGCCGATCTGGCGTGCCCTCGCGTGCCGGGCCCGAGCAGGGAGACCCGAGTGCGTTCTCGACGGGTCGGCGCGTGCGACGGCCTCCGGAGTAGTCAAGGCGCGGCTCCCGCTCGGTCACGCCGGGATCGACGTTACCGACGCCGGCTCGGTTTCACCCCATGCCGACTCGTTCGGCGCATGGGGGGCGGGCAGCAGGCCGCAGTGGGGTGGAGGCCAGATCGATGGGACTCCCGTTGGTGCCATCCGGAAGCTCTTGACGGCCTCCTGGCCCTCGACGGGCAACCCCCCGTGGGGCGAGCTCGTGAGACCCCACCCGTTTCGTCGACCTGTACGAGACATGTCGCGATCGGCCGGCCGACAGCTGGGGCTTGTGCCGAGGAGGAGGAACGAACCTATCGCGGCTCCGTGCGGAGTCGCTTCAGGAACCGTTCCGGGTCCCGGTCGTAGAACGTCATGGTCGTGATCGGCGGGGAGTACACGTGGACGCTGAGGGCCAACTCGGTACCCGGGTTGGTGACCTCGTGCGCCCGCGACGCCGGTACGGGGACGGAGCGCCCGGGCCCAAGCCGGCGCGACCGGAGGTGGTGAGGACGATCGAGGTCGGTGTATTCCTCGTGTAGGCGGCCCCGCACGACATGGATGGCGCCCGCCGACCCACCGTGGTCGTGGAGGTCAAGGCCGCTCGTGCGCGCCCAGGCGATGAGCCAGGCCTCGTGCGTGGGCGTCTCCAGCAAGCGGACGAAGCCGCGGTCCTCCCCACGCTCGATCGTGACCTCGTCTCCCCGCACGGCGGACCCAAGACGCCGCGCCAGGGCGGCGAGCTCACGGCTGTCCAGGGTGCCCGGCGTCTGTATGAGCACGGTCACGCCGGCGCCTCGGCGCCGGCCGCACCGGGCCCTTTCGCCCTCACCGATGGGTTGGCGCACCGCTCGCACACCGTCTCGGGGATCATGCCGGCGCGCATGAGGGCGGCGAACACCTTGCAGCCGACACACAGCCCGAGAGCGGTCTCCAGCGACGCGAAAACGACCATGAGCCCGAGCAGGACCTGGGCCGCGCCCCAATGGTCGAGCCCGAGGGCAAGCACTGCGGCGACCGTCGACACGACGGCCCCGACCCCCTGCGCGAATCGCTTGGGTGGGCCGGCGACAAATCTTGGACGTACGCCGAGGTGGGGCCTGACCACGCGGGTCACCAGCAGGCCCAGCGGACTGAGCGTCGGGCCGGTGAGCACCCTGGCCACGAAGCCATAGGCGAGCAACACCGTCAGCCAACGAAACTCGAAGACGAGCGACGCCGCGGCCATGGCCACCACGCCGGCAGCCACCAACCGGGCCGACACCTCGTCGACGGGGTCCGGGAACGAGAACAGCGAGCGGGCCTGTGTCATGACGGCTGGAAGCCGGTGAGCTCGGCGGTGTACTCGGCGTCGTAGGTGAAGTCGGCCACAAGCACCCTCCGGGAACCGTGGAACCGCTCCGTCCACCGCACCCACGTCCCGATGCCCGGGTCGTACCAGTAGCGACGGGTACGTTCCACCTGTTCTGCGCCACCCGGATCGGTGGCCCGCCTGAGGTCGACGACCCATGTGTTGCGGGGCTGGCCGAGCACGGTGACCTGCTCGCGGCCGGAGACCGTCGCCGTCCACCGCTCGAGCCTGGTGGCCTGACCCGAGCCGTCGACAGCCGAGCTGTTCCCCGACGCCGTGGCGCCCTCCACCAGGGGCCAGGGCACCTGCACCATCGGAGGCGAGTAGCTGCCCTCGCTCGTCTGGGTGATCGCCCCGAAGCTGATAGAGCCGGCCTCGAAGGTAAAGGCGACTCCGTCCTCGTCGTAGCGCACGATGGTGCGCTCCTCATGGTCGTCGGACATGCGCACGTCCAACACCCGTTCGTTGCCGGCGACCTTCGGGTCACCGTGGACGACGACACCGAGGGTGGGCGGGAAGGCCCTCCCGCCGAAGCCGGTGGCCGACTCGGAGCCCCGAACCGAGTAGGTGTAGGTGCCGTAAGCAGGCGCCTTCGGGGTAGTGGCGGCGGCGGCGGCGGGCCCGGTCGTGGCGGTGGTTCGGGCCGCCGCGGCCGGAGGAGTGGTGGCGGGAGACGGGGCGGATGGAGCGGCCGGGCCGGAGGGCGAGGCAGTCGGTGCAGTCGGTGCCACCGGTGAGGGGGACGGCGAAGAAGTTGTGACCGCGACGTCACCGTACGGGTACGGGCGGCCGTCCCTGCCCGCCACGGCCAGGTCATCGGCGGTCTGGAACCGGCCGCCGTCGGTGAACGAAGGACCCCGGCGGCTGCGCACGCCCACCTGGTAGGCGCCTGCCAACCCGGCCACCAGCAGCATTGACACCGCTACGAAGACGGTCCGCTGGAGCCGTGGCGGCGGCGCTCCCCGGGCGCGATCGCCGCGAATTGGACTTGCGTTTGTGGTCACGGATCAAATATTACTAACTAGGTCAGCTTTACTGTCAACCCGCTGGAGGATCCCGTGCCGCCCCGTTCCCGTCTCCGAAGCTGGCGCCTGCCGCTCGCCGTGTCGCTCTTGGCCGCCTGCCTCGGCCTCGTGGCCACCGACACCACCACCGCCCAGACACCGGTGCACGAGATCCTCTCGACCGTGCACACCGCAGCCGGACCGGTGTTCACCGCGACCAACCACCTCCTCTCCGACAACAACCCCGCCGCCGGCGAGTACCTGGTCGTGTGGGCAGGCGACGTCAACGTGGGCGACAACACGACCAACGCCCTGGTCGACCGGGCCACCACCATCGGCCTCAACCTGGAGCGGCTCAAGAACGTGGAGTTGCCTGACCTGGCGCCGGGCAACGACTTCCTGGCCGTCATCGACGCCGACCCCACGTCGTCGCAGTACGGCCGGGTCGTCAACACCGTGACGCTCAGCCCGGTGCCGGAGAACGAGCCCCACCACATGCAGTACGTGTGGCACAAGGGCAACCGGATCTACGCCGGCGGCCTCTACACCGACACGACCTACGTGTTCGACGTCGACGCCCTGCCCGTCGTCAAGCTCACCGGTGTCAACCTTCCCACCGACACGCCGTGCGGGTCGGTGCCCGACGCCTACTGGGTGCTCGAGGACGGCACCGCCTACGGCACCTACATGGGCGGGCCGGACATCCCCGGCCCGTGCCTGTACACCAACGGCGAGACCCGCATCGGCAACGGCTTCGCCGGCTCGCCCGGCTCGCTGGTACGGATCGGCACGGACGGCCAGACCCTGGCCGAGGTGCCCGCCGACACCGACACGCCGGTCGACCGCGACCCCGTGCGGTGCCCCGGGATCCCGACGGTGGTGCCCACCTGCGCCAACCCGCACGGCATCCAGGTGCGCGAGGACCTCGACGTGGCCGTGACCTCGGACTACGCCGAGCCCAAGAACGTGCCCATCGCCGATCCCCTCCAGCCCGTCGACGCCCACATCTTCCGCGACACCGTCCGCCTGTGGGACATCAGCGACCGCAGCAACCCGAAGGTGGCCAACGTCTCGGCCATGCCCGACGGCCCCCGCAGGGAGCGCAACCCCGGCCACGAGGAGCCCCGCGGCATCATGGAGGTGACGGTCACCAACCGCCCTCAGCACCGCGGCGCCTTCGCCGAGTCGATGTGCGGCGGCGTCATCTACTACACGCCCGACATCACCAGCCGGGCCCCGGTCTGGCGAGAGGTCTTCGACGACACCGCGGCGGCCACCCGGATCAACCCACGAGTGGGTGAGGGCGGCGGTTGCGACGGCGGCGGTTGGGTGCAGACCAGCGGCGACGACCGCTACCTGTACCACGCCGTGATCGGCCGGGGACCGGGCTCCCTCGGCGCCCAGGACACGGGCTCGGCCAAGATGGTCTACGTCCTCGACGTCCGCAAGCTGCTGGCCTCCGGGACCTCACCGTCGTGCTCCATCGACGCCATCAGCGAGGTGGCGACCGGGGGCCAGGAAGCCGACTGCCCGACGCTGGTCGACGTGCTCGAGGTCCCGGACACCACCTCGGGCGGTCCCCACTGGGGGGCGCTCGACAACTTCGCCAGGCGGGCCGACGGCACCTACTCGGAGACGGCGACGGAGTCCCGCATCGCCGTGTCGAACTACTTCGTCTCCCGGTCGGGCGTCGACGGCAACCACAAGGTGTGCATGGTCGACATCGCCGGCGACGGGTCGCTCGCCTTCGACGACCGGTTCCTCGACGAGCACGAGGGGACGCCGTGCGTGGACTTCAACCGGACGGCGTGGCCCCACGGCGACACCGGTGGGGCCAAGCCGCACTCGCAGCTGTTCGTCGTGCGCAACGACCGGATCACGACGGCGCCACCGCCGGCCCGGGTGACCGGTGCGGCTGCGCCGGCGGCGAAGGCGACTGTCACCGCTGCTGCGCCGGCCCCCGGCCCGGCGCCCGGCACACCGCCGCCGACGGCTGCTCCGGCCCTGCCGGCCAGCCTGGCCGCCTCGCAACGGCGCCCCGCTCGTACGCCACCGGCCCCGCTGGCCGGGCTGGCCGTGGTCCTGGCGGCCGGCGTGGGGCTGGCGTCGCTGGCGACCGGATGGTCCACCCGCCGCCGCCGTGCCTGACCCTCGATCGGCCCTCCGCCGGCATGCCACCCGGTGGAGGGCCGGCCTCGGTGCCGTCGCCGCGACGCTGTGGTCGGCCCTCGTCTACGCGCCGCCCGCCGCCGCCCATACGGCGGTGGGCGACAGCGGCGCCGAGGGCTGGACGCCGGACTGGCGGGCATTCGCCCTGGGCCTGGCCATGGTGGCGGTCGCCTGTCTGGCCGGTCGCCTGGTCGCCGGTGGGGCGCCTGCGGGGCCGTGGCGGGACGGCGCCGGTCGAGGAGCGGCCGTCGGCGCCGCGGCGATGGCGTCCGGCGCCCAGCTCAACCGGGTGGCCCTCGTGGTGGCCGTCGCTGCGGCGGCGGCTGTTGCCGCTGCCCCGGCTGTGTCCCGCTGGCGTCCCCTGATCGCCGTCGTGCTCCTTGCCGTCGTGGAAGCCGGAGGCTCGGGTGCCGTCGCCGTCGCCGACCGGGGTCGCGGCGTGGTCCACGTCGTTGCTGCCGCGTTGTGGATCGGTGCCCTCGTCGAGGTGGCGGCGGCGTGGCGCCGGGGCGCCGCCGCCGGGCGCCGGGCGG
Proteins encoded in this region:
- a CDS encoding YdcF family protein, with the translated sequence MVRLALKVTAGLTAVGFLYLAVTFVQVLQASGRDEARSVQAIVVLGAAQYNGRPSPVLRARLDHAAELYRRGLAANVVVTGGKQAGDRQTEATVSADYLIGHGVPEDAILREVQGRSSWQQLAAAAAFLKKRGITKVLLVSDGFHSARIAAIAHELGLEGYTSPARGSPIRGAGKLPYVGKETLAVAAGRILGYRRMAGISTAASSSMGQVAVPVARASSTVAASG
- a CDS encoding cysteine dioxygenase family protein, yielding MTVLIQTPGTLDSRELAALARRLGSAVRGDEVTIERGEDRGFVRLLETPTHEAWLIAWARTSGLDLHDHGGSAGAIHVVRGRLHEEYTDLDRPHHLRSRRLGPGRSVPVPASRAHEVTNPGTELALSVHVYSPPITTMTFYDRDPERFLKRLRTEPR
- a CDS encoding DUF4395 domain-containing protein, whose product is MTQARSLFSFPDPVDEVSARLVAAGVVAMAAASLVFEFRWLTVLLAYGFVARVLTGPTLSPLGLLVTRVVRPHLGVRPRFVAGPPKRFAQGVGAVVSTVAAVLALGLDHWGAAQVLLGLMVVFASLETALGLCVGCKVFAALMRAGMIPETVCERCANPSVRAKGPGAAGAEAPA